The sequence GCTATCCCCTGGCGGGATGCCTTAGGCCGACCCTCGCATGGGCCCGATCTCATTCTGTTCCCCGCCGCTTCCGCCGTCTCCCGATAATCCTATAGCGAGGCGACCTGACTGGCTTCGGACACTCCCCGCTCCTGAGTTTGCCTGCGGCAAACTCAACGCTCGTCGCTTTTCAAAGGGAACTCCCTTCTCAGGGATCAAAAAAAAGAGGCCCCGGGAGAAAGGGGCCTCTTTTGACCGTTCCGCGGAGGGCGAACTCCGCATCACGGCTTTTGGATTAACGGGTTCGCTGCTTATCCGGCTACGGCAAGCTCCTGGGCGTCTTCCATGCTGCGCAGGTTGGCCAGGCCCTTTTCCTTGATCTGGCGCACGCGCTCCTTGGACAGCCCGATGATCTCGCCGATCTCCTCGAGGTTGAGGGCCTCGTGGTAGTTGATGCCGAAGTACATCGACAACACGGTACGTTCCTGATCGTTCAGCTTATGCAGCATGCGGGAGACGAACTGCTGCCGCGACGACACGGTGGTCCGCACGTCCGGGGCCTCGGTATGGGTGTCCTCGATGACGTCCATGATGGTCGAGCCTTCTTCGCCGTTGATCTGCTCGTCCAGCGAAGCGTGGCGCAGTCCCATCTCCATGATCTTCTCGATCTGGCGGCCGCTGTAGCCCATCTTGCCGCCCAAGGCGTCGGTGTCGATCTGGGTGCCACCCCCGACCACTTGGCGCATGGGGACGTTGTACTTGCTGAACCGGCGCAGGATCAGTTCCTTTTCGGCCGAGATGCGGACCATACGGGCCCGTTCCGCGATGGCGCGGGTGATGGCCTGGCGGATCCACCAGACGGCGTAGGAGATGAACTTCAGCTTGCGGTTCACGTCGAAGCGCTTGGCCGCCTCGATGAGGCCGATATTGCCTTCATTGATGAGCTCGGGCAGGGAAAAGCCCTGGTTCTTGTACATGAAGGCCACGTTGATGACGAATTTCAGGTTGGCGCAAACCAGCTTATGGATCGCGCGCTGATCCCCCGCCTGGATTTTCTTCAGGACTTCGATCTCCTCGTCCTTCTTCAGGAGTGGGTACTTGGAGATGTCCTTGATATATTGGTAGTAGAGCGAAGCTCCCTCCCAAGATTCCACCGATTGGTGAGTCATGGCATATTCCTTAGTTGAGTTTGCTGTTTCAATAATACCCCCGACCCGGAAGCGTTTTGTCACGGTTGTGTCATACACGGGTATTTGTTTGAACAGCCAATTTCCTGCGAAATCCTCTTAATATCGGCAGTTTCTAGGTGGAAATCGCGCGAATGCGACGGCTTCGGCGACACCGTCCGATTCCGCTCCAGGCACCCGGGCAAATTCCTACTTTTCCCTGCCTCGCCGGGCCTTTGGCCCGGCTATGGAAGGTAACCCGTTGCAAACCAGGGCCCTTCCCCGCTTTTTTACCGGGAGTCGCACGTGTCCTTTGTCGAACTGATCGCGAATGAAACCAAAATCCGGCCCGAGCAGGTCCGCAATACGCTTGCCTTGTTCGACCAGGGGTCGACGGTGCCTTTCATCACCCGCTACCGCAAGGAAGTGACCGGGTCCCTGGACGAGAACCAGCTGCGCCTGATCGAAGAGCGGTACACCTATTTCAAGGAACTGGCCGATCGGAAAGAATCGATCCTGAAAAGCATCGAGACGCAAGGGAAGCTTACGCCGGATTTGAAGGCGAAGATCGAAACCACCGTTTCGAAAACGGAGTTGGAAGATCTCTACCTGCCGTACAAGCCGAAGCGCCGCACGCGCGCCATGGCCGCCAAGGAAGCGGGCCTGGAGCCGTTGGCGCGAATCATCCAAGCGCAGGAAGCGCTCGGCGCCGGACAAACCCCGGAGATGCTGGCCGCCGCCTACGCGAATCCCGAAGTGCAGGTGGCCGATGCGGCCGCGGCCTTGCAGGGCGCATTGGATATCCTGGCGGAAGAGTTGTCGGAAGACGCGGCCATACGCGGGCAGATCCGCGAGATGGCGATGAAGACGGGCTTGTATACGAGCAAGGTGCGCAAGGAGCACGAAGGCAAGCGTACCAAGTTCGAGATGTATTACAACTTCAGCGAGAAGGTGAGCGCGCTGCCTTCGCACCGCATCCTGGCCATGCGCCGCGGCGAGAAGGAAGAAGTCCTCAAGACGGAGTTGGTGTTGGACGACGCGAAGTGCCTGGGCCTCCTTTCGGCCAAGGCCATCAAGCCCTCCTCGCCTTTCAAGGTCGAGCTGGAAAAGATGGTGAAGGACGCCTTCGATCGCCTCTTGAAGCCGGCGATCGAAACCGAAGTCCGGTTGGCGTTGAAGGAACGCGCCGACAATGAAGCCTTCGCGGTGTTCCAAAAGAACCTGCGCGACGTCCTCTTGGCAGCCCCGGCGGGCCCCAAGGTCGTCATGGGCGTGGATCCCGGCTTCC is a genomic window of Fibrobacterota bacterium containing:
- a CDS encoding RNA polymerase sigma factor RpoD/SigA; its protein translation is MTHQSVESWEGASLYYQYIKDISKYPLLKKDEEIEVLKKIQAGDQRAIHKLVCANLKFVINVAFMYKNQGFSLPELINEGNIGLIEAAKRFDVNRKLKFISYAVWWIRQAITRAIAERARMVRISAEKELILRRFSKYNVPMRQVVGGGTQIDTDALGGKMGYSGRQIEKIMEMGLRHASLDEQINGEEGSTIMDVIEDTHTEAPDVRTTVSSRQQFVSRMLHKLNDQERTVLSMYFGINYHEALNLEEIGEIIGLSKERVRQIKEKGLANLRSMEDAQELAVAG